In Cryptomeria japonica chromosome 5, Sugi_1.0, whole genome shotgun sequence, the genomic window TATAacaatttacaatttaaaaatagaaaactgTTCTAATTGTTACAAAAGTGAAGTAGAATAGTAAATAcaatttgaaataaaatattttttaccaTAAATATAGTTACCAAATGAACTTCATTAATGAAATGAATTTTTTCAAGTGGATATGATTGCTCAACAATCCGTATGATTTCCTAACCACGGTTTTTAAAACTGGgataaaatatatcaagtgaaaataaaatgaaataataaatTTAGGTCGGAGATTAGGTtagattaataaaaaaattatttaagatttttgataaattaaatttattgaatAATATAATCATTAATCAATTAGTAATAAATtagattaataaattaaataatgaaatattaatattaagatgatgttatgtataaattaattgataatttttaatttttaatcaattAGCAACaaactaaatttatgtaattaatgATTTTGAAATGAAAGACAATTTTATGtcttcaatcacttacaatattTCAATTTTAATCCAATTTatgtattaaaaatataaataattaacttttaaaaatggaaaattatttatttaaatattttatttatccaCTCCATCTGATAGTGATGCTTGATTACTAATAGTGATGACATTCTCCATTATTAGTCCCGCCTATCTATAGGCGGAGACTTAATGTTTTCGTCTCTTTCAATTTTCAATTAACTTTTTTCTTAAAATGCGTGTCAAATATTTTTCCTATAGTTTGTTCTATAGTTTatcataatttatttattaatatcaaCTTCtcactttattttcatttttctgaTTGGCCCGCATTCTTTTTCCTGgggtttaattttttttctttaaaataaaaagaaatggcCAATAGGGAATCtgtaaaaattaataatttttatcaTACAACTGAATTAAATGTTTAGTTCAGTGATTTCACTGTTTTTGTTTTGTGTATAGCTGCGAGTACACGCCAGTTCATTATTGATGATGTAATAATTAAGAGTCAGAGTATTCGTGCTAGAATTTATTTGATGGGATTTTTTAAGACTCGTATTGTTAGCTCAATCTGAAGGAAGCCCTGTATGGTGTTCTTGCAACATGGATTGCTTCGAAAAGCTCGAACAGATTGGAGGAGAAACATACCGgtaaatcaaaaaaaattattctccCTTGATACCCAATTGAATGGAATTCTGTATTTGTTTATTTCATTATTCGAACTTTGTAATTAGATTTTCAGTTTCTTCAACCTTTCATTGCTGGAGCCCTAGTTCTGTCACAGAATTTTGCGGTCTGTTAATAGCTATGAAATTCAAGTGTTACTGTTTCCTTCAGTCCCAAGTAAATTTTTGTTTGTTTTCCTGCATTTCGTCAACGAAACCCTGTAGTTAGGTTTTTGTCTTTGTGAATCAAGCCCTAGTATTGTCTCAGAAATTGTACTGAAGGTTTATAACAGTTAGGAAAATGAATTGTAACCTTTCCCCCTCATACCCAGATAACTAAAATttctttttttatgcattttttctgCAAAATCATGCAATTAGGGATTTTGTCTATCTGAATGAAATCTTTATCCGTCTTAGAATTAATTTTGTAGATTCTGTAATTATTTTTTGAATTCAAACGAGGGTAGGATGCACTCCCTTGCTATAAATATTGAAAAAGATTACAAAAGGATTCATGTCATGACTCAGGGCAGAGAATGAGGATAAAACATCAAGCACATTACTATGTCAACTGAaattacatatttgtttacaaatGATGGTGGGGAATAAACATGAAATTAACACGATATCAATGTTTTTTGAAAGTTCTTGCATAGCTAGCCAGTGGTCCAATACACTGCTAATAATTAGATTCGTAGCACTGACTATGGCCTTAATTTAAAACAATAATCAACAAATTTGTTTCCTTCACGATAAATGTGAGCTATTGTGAAGGAAGATAAGTTGTTCAGTATTTCCGAAACTTTGATTAGAATTTTACTTATTAACGAATTTGAGAAATGTTTCTTCCTTATTCATAGAATAATGAAAGAGTCGCCCTCTAGCTAAACTTTTTCAATGTTGCAGGATTGTAATAGCTAGAGGCCTAGCAGAAAAAAACTTATGCTTCCGCCTTGTTGTTTATCCTTGGGCTTAATTTCTTGGAATTTTCTTTTACCAATTTACCTTGACAATATTTGGCAATGCAACCCACACCCGAAGGGCTAGGGTTGCTTCTCGAGGCACCGTGAAATATAAGTTTTCATACTTCATTCACCATCGATGATTCTTTTATATGTACGATCTACAGTTGTTTCAGTCATTGCCCCTTTCAATTTCTTTTCAGATTGCTTGGGATGTGAATCAATACCTTGTTTTTTTGGTGTTTTCTCATTCATATCAGTCCTTTCATTGCATAAGAAAAATCTGCAATAAATTTAAACTTCATGTTGCTCTGCTTGCTAACGTAGCCCCTAGTCTTCTTTATGTTTCATAAAATAGTTCAAATATGTGATTCCTTTCCCCAAATTGATCAACCTACCTAATGTTTCATTTGCCTCCATCCATAACTTATCGATTTTGGAAGTCTTCTGCCTTTTCATTCGATGGGTAAAATTTACCCAAACTATGGAAGCTGAATTAACTTTCATTTAACTTTTTCTTGAAATGCGTGTCAAATATTTTTCCTATAGTTTGTCTTATAGTTTatcataatttatttattaatatcaaATTTtcactttattttcatttttctgaTTGGCCGCTATTCTTTTCCTGgggtttaattttttttctttaaaataaaaagaaatggcCAATAGGGAAAAATTCAGATGGGTTTCTAATGTTTTttgtaaaaattaatattttttatcgtACAACCGAATTAAAAACATTGGAGGGTGTATTTAATTGTTTCGTTCAGCGACTTCACTGTTTTGTTTTGAAACTAAAACAACACTAGCAATGCAAGAACTTTCACTGACAACCATCCACCGACAATTTTCCATGGATTGAGTTTTTCCgtcttgattaaaaaaaaattatcagcACAAATTTATACGCTATACAATGATGTTTTTTAAGTTTACGAAGAGTATTTAGAATGTTATGGCTGTTACATCTACTGAAATGGGATTTGACTGTGGAACTCTCATCGTAAAGGAGTAAGTTTCTGTTTCACCTACAGTGACTATGTTTGACCTGAAGGACTGCAAATCTTGTCCTTTAAATACTTTAAGACAACCTTTGTCCCACTTTCTAGAACAATTCATCTCATGCTTCTTAATAGGTTGCCGCTCGATCTTAAACTCTGCAAGCATGGATTTAAAAGCCCTAGTTCTGGTGGAAGCATTCTAATAGAGTTATCAAATAAATCAAGCTGCACCAAGCATGTTAAATGTTGGAAAATCTTTGGAATTTCAGACAGATTATTCTGGCCTAAATAAAAAATTTGGAGTTTCCTTAAGATGGACAAATCAGAAGGGACTTCTTACAAACGCTTTCTCATCAAAAACTCTTGCAAATGTGGCATCTTGCAAATCCCACTCAGATCAAGAACCTCAAACTTTGAAAATGCTACAAAGCATCTTGTGGGAACCTAATTAAGTGAACTTTTGTCAAGTTTTAAGTACCGAAGATTGAAAAGAGATGCACCAGACCGCTCCTCTATTTCTTCTTTCCAAAATCTAAAATCTGAATTTTAGCTCCACAACTTCCCACAAGCTGGTTATTATGAGCACATCTGCAATGATATTCATCACCACCACTCCCTTTCTCCTTGTTCCTCCGGAAATTACCCATAACCTATTGATCCTCATCTGGGAGTTGCCTACAACTGTGATTTTTCAATATTCATATTGAATCACAATTGAAATCTTTAGCAGGTTACACGTCAAAGGTTTGTTGCCTAAATTGTTCTCACAGAGTTTACACTATTTGTCAATTGTCCTCACTGAGTTTACATTATTTGCCAGTTGTCCTATGCATGCAAAAATAGCCAGCCTAACTAACTTTATACTACTTAATTGTTCTTAACACTTCACTGCATtgctagcatgtttttagctataggcagggactcatgctgtctcacagctcttgtttctttagatttcaagttaatttattttattattttgacaaTCGCGTACGCAGCTACGAAACCAAGTGTTTGTTTCGTGGATAGAcccttttattaaataattatttcataataattatTTCGTGGATAGAcccttttattaaataattatttcataataattatttcgtggatatatttttcaattatttcataataatttttaaatatgcTAAGTCTATTAAAGAATGTGACGTCGATGATCAATGTCTGATGTCATATGTATTGAGCGTTTATTCCTCCCTACATCctcaatgattttataatttaaataatctataattattttttaaatagcttgtttttattaaaaaattaaattattatatcttTTTATCCTTGCCAGACTGAGTCAATATGCCAGTTCAGACGAAAGTTTGAAAGATAGGTAAGAAGATTAGTAGGAATTGATTTTCAACGCCATGTAGTCTCTCACAGGAAAGTTACAAATTTAGTTGATCAGAGATACATGGATGccatgttttcttgccttttctttctcataaCCATTCTCTCTTTATTTGCAGGTCAGTCTGACAAATTATCAGTTCAAACTTCCCTCATTCGTTACCTTCCAGCTAGTATGATTTCCATTTAAATTGATTGATTTGCAGGGAGAGGCAATGCGGAGAAAGCGCAGGCGCTGTTTGTGTTTGGAGACTCTTATGCCGACACAGGAAATCATGATCCATACAATCAAAGCCTAAACCTGCCATGGAGACGACCGTACGGTTTGACCTGGCCTGGCTATCCTGCAGGCAGATATTCTTCTGGAAAAATCCAGACAGATTTTTGGGGTAAACCTTCCTTCCACTCTAAAATGGTGAAATTTAGGGTTTAAAGCAAACTTTGTCTTATTATTATGTGCCTCTGATATGCGCAGGGGATATCTTAGGGCTTCCTGTTCCCATTCCTTACGAGCTGCTGAAAAGTCATGAGTGCAAAGCAATTGCGAAGAAGATTACACGAGTGAATTTTGCAGTGGGAGGCAGTGCAATATTTCAAGCCTACGGTTTCATAACAGTAGCACAACAGGTGAATCAGTTTAAGAAGCTGATAGGAGGAAAACAGGGGTTTGATTCTCACAAGCTCTCGCGGTGTGTAGTTCTTATCTCTGTCGCTGGCAACGATTACGCTGCATTCCTTTCTAGAGGTTACGGCTCCATTGAGGTATAAGTTCTAGATCTGAAGATCTT contains:
- the LOC131045828 gene encoding GDSL esterase/lipase At5g03610 yields the protein MDAMFSCLFFLITILSLFAGRGNAEKAQALFVFGDSYADTGNHDPYNQSLNLPWRRPYGLTWPGYPAGRYSSGKIQTDFWGDILGLPVPIPYELLKSHECKAIAKKITRVNFAVGGSAIFQAYGFITVAQQVNQFKKLIGGKQGFDSHKLSRCVVLISVAGNDYAAFLSRGYGSIEGLIDLVKPVVSGITETVKDLYLCGLRNFAVSNMFRLGCLPQIGRTSCDSTYDNIPALQMRLLTEGIESLRSNFKDISIIVSDLASATNHIFSNHRQYGLVDLFVPCCAE